Below is a genomic region from Persicimonas caeni.
CGCGGCATGGGCAAGCGTACGCTGGTCCACCACGTGCTGCCGATGCGCATGTTCAGCAAGTACCACGAGCTCGACGAAGAGCAGCTGCAGACGGTGCGCATCGACGAGCAGGTCGAGACCGAGCGCGAGCTGTGCGCCTCGTTCATGCCGCTGCTCGACGGCGACTCCCCGCGCACGCTCACCGAGCTCGCCGGCGAGCTCAACGGCGCCGAGCAGCGAAAGATCGTCTTCGTGGAAAACGGCGACAAGATCTACTCGCGCACCCGCGAGGGCCTGGCCCTGTGCGAGCGCTTCCTCGACATGATGGAGGCGACCTCCGGGCAGATCTTGTGGATCATCATGATGGGCAAGCCGGCCACCACGCTGCTCGACACCGCGCTGCAGCTGTCGGACTACTTCACCCACGCCCTCGAGGTCGACCCGCTGGGCCCCGAGCAGATCGAGCAGATGATCTTGGCTCGCCATGAGGTCAGCGGCTTCGACATCACCTTCCAGAAGCCCGAGGTGCGCTACCTCGACCGCCTCCAACGCCCCCTGGAGGCCTCCGACGCGCTGCGCCACCCGCAAAAGGAGTATTTCGAGCGCCTCGGCCGCCTGTCGGGCGGCAACCCCCTGCTCGCCCTGCTCTACTGGCTCGAGACGGTCCACGTCGACCCGCGCGACAACTCGCACATCATCGTCGACCCTCTGCCCGAAGAGGAGCTGGCGCTCATCGACAACCTGTCGGTCCAAAAGAAGCTGATTCTAGCCACCTTGGTCCAACACCACGCCCTGAACGCCCGGCGGCTCAGCCGGATTCTGCGCGTGGGCCTCGAAGAGGTCAAAACCGAGCTCAACCACCTGCGCCGGCTCGGCTTCGTCGAGTTCATCGCCAGCACGACGAGCTATCAGCTGCGCCCCCTGCCGGGCGCGTTGATTACGCAGGAGTTGCGGGCGCGCAATTTGGTGTAGGGGTTCGCACAAGCGACGTCTTCCTCTCCGCCCGTAGCGAAGCGTAGGGTAGGAGAGGACCGAGGAGAGGGACCTCCTCCGCGAGCAAAGCGAAGTGGAGGAGGATCTAGGAGGAGGCCGTCTTTGCCGGCATTAAGGGCCTCTCCCTCGGTCCCTCTCCACTTCGCTTACGCTGCGTGGAAAGGGAGGCCTCTCCTTAATCCTCTCCCTCCCTTCGCTCCGCTACGGGTGGAGAGGAGACCCATGCGCGCTCGATCTCTCCTAATACACCTTATGCACCTTCGGCCTAATACACCTTCGACACCGAAAACGAAAAATTGCCCTCGAGCGGCCATCCCTCGCGCCACCCGAACGAGTAGTACGCGTCGGCCTGGAAGTTATCGAGGAAGAAGACGTGGATGCCCGGGCCGAACGAGGCGAAGAAGTCGAGGTTTTGCTCGCGGGTCTGGCGGTCCATCAGGCCGACGAGCGCGGCGCCGCCCGAGGCGCTGACTTTGAGAATGTCGCGGTAGAGCGACATCCGGTACTCCAAGCCCATCTGGCCCATGTTGCGCGCGAACGATTCCTCGCCGGCCACCGCGCGCAGGATCGGCGAGGCGATCGGCTCTTCGTCTTGCCAGCTCGTCCCCTCGCCGGTGATGGAGGTGCCGCGCAGGCGCCAGAACAGGTCTTGGTAGCCGAAGGTCCACACGTCCCGGTAGCGCAGCTCGGCGCGGCGCACCAGGCCGGCGGCGACGTTGTACATCTCGAACTCCAGGTCGAGCTTGTGGCGCTTGTCGCGACGAAAGGTTCGCATCCCCAACAGCCAGTCGAGCGAGACGCGACCCAAGGGATAGTGGCGGGTGACTTCGGTGACGTAGTCGGGGGTCAGCGCGGTGCGCTCGAGCAAAAAGATCTTCTCGTAGCCGTAGCCCAGGCCCAAGCTGAAGACGAGATCGTCGACGGGCTCGACGCCCAGGCTGGCCACCGCGCTCACGTTGAGGTCGAGGAAGTCGTCGAGGCCCAAGCTCGCGCGTCGAGGGCTGTCGAGGCGCCCGCGAAGATCGATCGTGGGCCGCAGCCAGGCCTCGTGGAACGGCGGCAACGCCCAGTGCAAGCGCGACTCGGCGTGGGTGAGCAGCTCGTTGCTCAGCCCGGCGGCCTCCAGGCTCACGCGGTAGCGATCGTCGTCGACGGCCAACCCGGTCGACGCGTAGCTGATATGCGGGCGCAAGCCGTACGGCAGCAGGTAGCTGACGCCGTAGCCCAGCCCGTCGCCCCAGCCGTTGCTGACCACGTGCACCCGCAGCGCGTAGCGCCCACGCGACTCACGCCACACATCGTCGAGATCATCGTCATTCTCCTCGAGGGCGCTGATGAAGTCCTGCAGCTGGAAGAACGTCGACGGCCGCGGCTCGAGCAGCACCAGCTCGGCGCGGAGCTCGGCGAGGCCGTATTTGTCTTCGAGTCGGGCCAGCTCTTCTTCGATGCGGTGGCGGTTGTAGACGTCGCCGGGAAGGCGCATCTCGATTTGCAGGCGAAGGGTTTGTCCGCTCCCCGAGCCCGTAAAGAAGATCTTGTCGAGCTTGCCCTCGTCGACGAAGACATACAGCGTCTCGTCGTGGACGAGGGTGCGCACCCGGGCCAAGTCGTAGCCGGTCTTTCGAAAGAAACTGCGCAGGCGCAACTCGGCGCGCTCGGCGACTTGCTCGGTGACCGGCCCCTCGTCGGGAAGGTCCATCACCCAGAGCAGCACCGAATCGAGCAGCTCGCTGTTGCCGCGGATATGGACCGGCAATCCGGTGGCAAAGGTGCCGTCTTCACGCGGGTCGGGACGCAGCTCCTCGACGGTCATCTGAGCGAGCGCCTCGTCGGCGGGGGCGACGAGGGCGATGAGTGCGGCCGCGGCGATCAACCATCGGGCCGCCATGGGGTGGACAACAGGCATCGAACTTCTTCAGTCAGCAGACAATCCCATTCGAGGCGTGAACTTTGTGCGAATGTAAGTACATTGCGCTATAGTCGTCACGCAGGCGGCAAAGCTAAGCGCAAGCGACATACTCGTCACGTCGTACCCAAACGAGTCCCATGGACCCACAGCAGACACAAGCAGCCTCTCAGGTAGCCTCGCAGGTAGCCGGTGAAGCCGTCCCCCTCTTTTTGCAGCCCGTCTGGGCGCTGAGCATCTTTCTGGGGGCCGTGTTGATCTCGCTGGGCATTGGCTACCTGGCCAGGCTGCCGGGACTACGCCGGGTGCGCCATTGGTTGTTGCTCACGCGCGTGCTCGTGTGGACCGTGGCGGTGTTCAACACCGTATTCGCGCTGTTTCGCCCGGTCACCGAGCACTGGGTGTGGCTGGGCGTGCTCGTGTTGGGGCTGATGGCCCTGGCGGGCATCGACTGGCTTCGAAACGTCGCCGCCGGCCTTGCCGTCGCCTTCGAGTCGCACTTCCACGTGGGCGATATGGTGCGCTTTGGCAATGTGGAGGGTGAAGTGGTCAACCTGGGAACGCGCGCGGTGACCATGCGCGCCCCCGACGG
It encodes:
- a CDS encoding mechanosensitive ion channel family protein — translated: MDPQQTQAASQVASQVAGEAVPLFLQPVWALSIFLGAVLISLGIGYLARLPGLRRVRHWLLLTRVLVWTVAVFNTVFALFRPVTEHWVWLGVLVLGLMALAGIDWLRNVAAGLAVAFESHFHVGDMVRFGNVEGEVVNLGTRAVTMRAPDGTLHQIPNESLTRDAVTHLEADGEAACEIVVALPKGVSPERALKLAQQAAFLTPLASPHHRPDVFLDVDRNAGGGIQLHIRGFAFDPGHREHFRSDVVARIHDMLRIESAPS
- a CDS encoding outer membrane protein assembly factor, which translates into the protein MPVVHPMAARWLIAAAALIALVAPADEALAQMTVEELRPDPREDGTFATGLPVHIRGNSELLDSVLLWVMDLPDEGPVTEQVAERAELRLRSFFRKTGYDLARVRTLVHDETLYVFVDEGKLDKIFFTGSGSGQTLRLQIEMRLPGDVYNRHRIEEELARLEDKYGLAELRAELVLLEPRPSTFFQLQDFISALEENDDDLDDVWRESRGRYALRVHVVSNGWGDGLGYGVSYLLPYGLRPHISYASTGLAVDDDRYRVSLEAAGLSNELLTHAESRLHWALPPFHEAWLRPTIDLRGRLDSPRRASLGLDDFLDLNVSAVASLGVEPVDDLVFSLGLGYGYEKIFLLERTALTPDYVTEVTRHYPLGRVSLDWLLGMRTFRRDKRHKLDLEFEMYNVAAGLVRRAELRYRDVWTFGYQDLFWRLRGTSITGEGTSWQDEEPIASPILRAVAGEESFARNMGQMGLEYRMSLYRDILKVSASGGAALVGLMDRQTREQNLDFFASFGPGIHVFFLDNFQADAYYSFGWREGWPLEGNFSFSVSKVY